The Ruficoccus amylovorans region GGCATTTTTATGGAGATATCAGTATTCGCGGCATCCTGAACGTGAATAACGCATACAGGGTGCCTTTTTTTCAAAAAACCGAATCAGTGTGGAGCAATTACGGATGTTTGTCCAGCCACGGCATGCTTCCGGGAACAATACCTCATTGATGCGCGGCGGCTGGCAAGGGAACCCGTTGCGCCTCCCTGCGGTCTGACCATAAAAAGGCGCGCAACAAATAGCGTTGTCATCCCCCTGCAAATACGCACACACTACTAACGCCATGATCGATCTTATCAAAAAAGGAATGCTCGCCGCTGTCGGCGCGGCCGTTGTCACCAAGGAACAGGCCGAAGGGCTGCTGAACGAGTTCGTCGATAAAGGCAAAATCACCGCGGGCGAAGCCCAGGAGATGGCCTCCAAGATCGCCGACTCGGGCAAGGCCGAATTTGAAAAGGCCAAAAAGCAAATCAATGCCCGTATCGACGAAATGCTCCAGGGCGGCGTCATCGTCACCCGCGTCGAGATCGAGGCACTGGAGAAACGCGTGGCCGCGCTGGAAAAGGCTGCCAAGAAGGCCGACTAATTCCGCTCGCCTGTGACTCTGCTCAATCCCCTCGATCTCTACAGCAACGCCGTCCGGACCAAGGAGATCGTCACTGTACTCGTTCGGCACGGGTTCGGCGACCTGCTTGAGCAGTTGCCCATTCCCCGTGGCTGGATCAAGCGCTTCATCC contains the following coding sequences:
- a CDS encoding phasin family protein; amino-acid sequence: MIDLIKKGMLAAVGAAVVTKEQAEGLLNEFVDKGKITAGEAQEMASKIADSGKAEFEKAKKQINARIDEMLQGGVIVTRVEIEALEKRVAALEKAAKKAD